The following are encoded in a window of Arctopsyche grandis isolate Sample6627 chromosome 2, ASM5162203v2, whole genome shotgun sequence genomic DNA:
- the LOC143922331 gene encoding kelch-like protein 24, translating into MYNKSYIEGIGCPAHVFHNTLSIAADVLTVDVESIVVKKFNGCTLHEINCCILDIDEIRLNQAMDLSNIMGMLTPLESLEQKAMDFIIDNFGILYKTPEFCRLPDSLVLKILRSDRLNVSSEEEVFHAVRLWITFDKKNRKEKLLDMLRSVRLKLLSMEFFLLEVVELCDPFEGCMINLNQAVYEMMIPNHLSKPKYRMGRAKLAVIGDSEFTDASSTIDIYDGVRNTWTQSKNLNIDRARFGSVVVNDWILIIGGCRPIRIFEAIIGVPLSEVIYIDLKDGQIHELKSLNGPRFNFQVATISDNSSTDVYVIGGFSDYKTALTTVERWNSEKQIWKKNIAHMLTISIHPGVSVINDNIYLTGGLRTINLKIYCTDLVQMYSPKNNKWIYCTPMIQKRANHSSVTINGKLYVGGGFCSIIGNRIRHLLSMESFDPVANVWTKFSDLPSARSGAALIFSQNKLFLIGGTVAQKSLDDVCEYDPRCEEWIARKSLSIPRTGVQALILPYDVIDFQ; encoded by the exons ATGTACAACAAGAG TTATATTGAAGGCATAGGATGTCCAGCACACGTTTTTCATAACACTCTATCAATAGCCGCTGATGTTTTGACTGTCGATGTTGAATCAATAGTCGTCAAGAAATTCAA TGGATGCACACTTCACGAAATTAACTGTTGCATATTGGACATCGACGAGATTCGCCTGAACCAAGCTATGGATCTATCGAATATTATGGGGATGTTGACACCTTTAGAAAGTTTAGAGCAAAAAGCGATggattttattattgataattttgGGATT TTGTACAAAACGCCAGAGTTCTGTCGTTTACCGGATTCTCtcgtattgaaaattttgagatCAGATCGATTAAATGTGTCTTCCGAAGAAGAAGTCTTCCATGCTGTGAGACTTTGGATCACTTTTGACAAAAAGAATcgtaaagaaaaattattagatATGCTAAGATCAGTGAGGCTAAAATTGTTGTCCATGgag tttttcctCCTTGAAGTTGTGGAATTATGCGATCCATTCGAAGGATGTATGATCAACCTCAATCAAGCTGTTTATGAAATGATGATACCCAATCATCTCAGCAAACCCAAATATCGCATGGGGAGAGCAAAACTGGCAGTCATTGGTGACTCTGAATTCACAGAC GCGTCCAGTACTATCGATATCTACGATGGAGTCAGAAATACGTGGACCCAATCAAAAAACCTAAATATCGACCGTGCGAGGTTCGGTTCAGTCGTTGTTAACGATTGGATATTAATCATCGGTGGATGCAGACCGATAAGAATATTTGAAGCGATAATCGGGGTACCTCTTAGCGAA gtaatatatatagatttaaagGATGGCCAGATTCACGAATTGAAATCATTAAATGGACCACGATTCAACTTTCAAGTGGCAACAATTTCAGACAATTCATCTACTGACGTGTACGTCATCGGGGGTTTTAGTGATTATAAAACTGCATTGACGACAGTGGAGAG GTGGAACAGCGAGAAGCAGAtctggaaaaaaaatatcgctCATATGCTCACGATAAGTATTCATCCCGGTGTATCCGTCATCAACGATAATATATATCTGACAGGTGGCTTAAGAACTATCAACTTAAAGATTTATTGCACCGACCTAGTACAAATGTACTCACCAAAAAACAATAAATGGATATATTGCACGCCCATGATCCAGAAAAGAGCAAAtcactcg AGCGTGACAATCAATGGGAAGTTATACGTCGGCGGTGGCTTTTGCAGCATCATCGGTAATCGAATACGTCATCTCCTAAGTATGGAATCATTCGATCCTGTAGCCAACGTGTGGACTAAGTTTTCTGATTTGCCGAGTGCGAGATCAGGAGCCGCACTTATTTTCTCTCAAAACAAACTGTTTCTCATAG